From Leptospira fainei serovar Hurstbridge str. BUT 6, the proteins below share one genomic window:
- the mgtE gene encoding magnesium transporter, translating to MEVKRTAKETVSAKANAKSADWLESFSKRIEVKDTDYLRAFIEANHPADIAEVLEKLDEEEAFYVFRLCDSEKQSLILVEFDEDLQADLISRLNVHEISPIVENLETDEFTNLISEISKDKAEEILNSIDREDSSQIRKQLNFREYTAGRLMTTEFASAFETDTVRKAIIKLRRIAKETDDIYLLYVTDEENHLKGFIKLKDLFLAPLNQKVGRLVQEEVFSIHYDTDQEEVAKIFRKYDLVSAAVVDDLDRIIGRITVDDILDIVQDEASEDILRMGGVSEEERLNTSIWDSIRRRLIWLVINLGNAVLAASTVSLFEETIQSFVLLAALMPIVAGMGGNAGTQAITVVVRNIATGDLSPSNWGIGFRKECIIGVINGLTIGAISGLAVYFYLGKTALALVIFFAMLANLIVAAVLGASIPMLLRVLGIDPAIASSIFVTTTTDIFGFFCFLGLATLFLGYL from the coding sequence ATGGAAGTTAAGCGTACTGCAAAGGAAACTGTCTCGGCCAAGGCAAATGCGAAATCCGCCGATTGGCTTGAATCCTTCTCCAAAAGAATCGAAGTAAAGGACACGGATTATCTTCGTGCTTTTATCGAAGCGAATCACCCCGCAGATATTGCGGAGGTTCTAGAAAAATTAGACGAAGAAGAAGCATTTTACGTATTCCGCCTTTGTGATTCCGAAAAGCAGTCCCTGATTTTAGTCGAATTCGACGAGGACCTTCAGGCGGACCTGATTTCAAGATTAAATGTCCATGAGATCTCTCCGATCGTTGAAAATCTGGAGACCGACGAATTCACTAATTTAATCTCCGAAATTTCAAAAGACAAAGCGGAGGAGATCCTGAACTCGATCGATCGAGAGGATTCTTCTCAAATCAGGAAACAGCTTAATTTTAGGGAATACACCGCAGGTCGTTTAATGACGACGGAATTCGCCTCGGCGTTCGAAACGGATACCGTTCGTAAAGCCATCATAAAATTGAGACGAATCGCCAAAGAAACCGACGATATCTATTTATTGTACGTTACCGATGAAGAGAATCATTTAAAGGGATTCATCAAACTCAAAGATTTGTTTCTCGCTCCGCTGAATCAAAAAGTCGGCCGACTTGTTCAGGAAGAAGTATTCTCCATTCACTATGATACCGACCAGGAAGAAGTGGCAAAAATCTTCCGTAAATACGACTTAGTTTCCGCGGCAGTCGTAGATGATTTGGATCGGATTATCGGAAGAATCACGGTCGACGATATTCTGGATATCGTCCAGGACGAAGCTTCCGAGGATATTCTGCGAATGGGAGGAGTTTCGGAGGAAGAACGCCTGAATACCTCCATTTGGGACTCGATTCGACGCAGATTAATTTGGCTCGTTATCAATTTAGGGAACGCGGTATTGGCAGCGTCTACGGTTTCACTTTTCGAAGAGACGATTCAATCATTCGTTCTACTCGCCGCCCTAATGCCGATCGTTGCGGGAATGGGCGGAAACGCAGGAACTCAGGCGATAACCGTAGTGGTTCGAAATATCGCGACGGGCGATCTGAGCCCGAGCAATTGGGGAATAGGATTTCGTAAGGAATGCATCATCGGTGTGATTAACGGTCTCACCATCGGAGCTATTTCCGGACTCGCAGTCTATTTTTATTTAGGAAAAACGGCGCTCGCTCTTGTTATCTTCTTTGCTATGCTTGCCAATTTGATCGTCGCTGCAGTGTTAGGCGCTTCCATCCCGATGCTTCTCCGAGTATTGGGTATCGATCCGGCGATCGCGTCTTCCATCTTCGTCACCACTACGACCGACATCTTCGGGTTTTTCTGCTTCCTCGGATTAGCGACGTTGTTCCTCGGTTACTTATGA
- a CDS encoding LA_2219 family laminin/E-cadherin/plasminogen-binding protein: protein MREFYRRSVSTLFAAIALTVISAVLNCASSQKQIATEPKGEVVPNPAGENESILDEEGNEVKITTIDPPFFQSISKDSTEYFRVYITSDAYKVRQIRGTKFIHRKIDRGGDALISEELLKYNKINFTDDGIILVILNGNTGAVETIRFNTRVPRINDLAKVIQNDVTRWAMEHSEEKPVVTKYQIHYMIRLENRSGSTRDKVKEELRKEVRK, encoded by the coding sequence ATGAGAGAATTTTATAGACGAAGCGTATCGACGTTGTTTGCCGCGATTGCGCTAACGGTCATATCGGCGGTTTTAAATTGCGCCAGTTCACAAAAACAGATCGCTACGGAGCCGAAGGGCGAGGTTGTCCCGAATCCGGCGGGAGAAAACGAATCCATATTGGACGAGGAGGGAAACGAAGTTAAAATAACGACTATCGATCCGCCTTTCTTTCAAAGCATTTCCAAAGATTCAACCGAGTATTTTCGAGTCTATATTACCAGCGATGCGTATAAAGTCCGACAAATCCGCGGGACTAAATTTATTCATCGCAAAATAGATCGGGGCGGTGACGCCTTAATCAGCGAGGAACTCTTAAAGTATAATAAAATCAATTTTACGGACGACGGCATTATATTAGTAATTCTGAACGGTAATACCGGAGCCGTGGAAACGATTCGTTTCAATACGCGCGTTCCGCGCATCAACGATTTGGCAAAAGTGATTCAGAACGACGTGACTCGCTGGGCGATGGAACATTCCGAGGAAAAACCGGTCGTTACTAAATACCAAATCCATTATATGATCCGTTTGGAAAATCGATCGGGCTCTACAAGAGATAAAGTTAAGGAAGAACTTCGTAAAGAAGTGCGCAAATAA